TGCAGCAAGAAGGTTGACCAAATTACTTACTAGCAAGCATCATATTGAGGCTGCACTGATAGGTTATTATATCACCAATGTCTAACCCTTCGCGGAGGTTTATTTTCTGAttcaaaacgaacaaaaccgaTCATTAACAGGAGAACTTATGAGACACAACGCAGAACACAACTTGCCGGCACGTCTCGCGAATTACTTATAACCCCTAACTCCCGCGCTCGCTTATAACTCCCGCGCCATGGTACAGATGATAACGCAGGCCAATGTGTTGGAAAGGGATGGCAAGACCTTTTATTTCCTCCAacggtgtgtttttgtttctcaaaCACTCGACACAAACCCTTTCTTGGAAAGTCCCGGAGTGGGCTTAATTAAATAAAAGCCTGACTGATTTCGAGGGAATCATAGGGTAGATTTCTTTCAGGAAATCTTTGGGTAAAGAGCTGGCTGGCAATGGCTTTTTGGAGTTTAGAGCGAATGTTTTTGTAACGTCTAGTGCACATATGCTCTACCTTCGCGGTAAGTACCTGagtaggcaaaaaaaaaagattgaaaGGATGCTTGGAAGACATTCCGGGAGTATCCAAAGATTTCCAAAACATCTTAAAATAAActgaaaaattaattcaagAAACGTGCAGACTAAAAATGCTCTTTGAAGATCCTAGCGACATCACGAAATACGGTGGCCAAGTAACCAAACCGGTTCCGTAATCAAGCCATGATCgggtttgtttacattttctcgaaatcgagaaaaacGTGAATGTCGTGAAAATGCTGTCGAAAACTGGTGTAAAAAagattggaaagaaaattaaaagatGCCAACTGCTGATTGCAAAAGATGCAGGGACTCAGTTTTCGGACGAGCCGAGCGAGGTACGTATCGCATACATTCGGGAAGGGTAAAATAATCGCATGGTTTTCGTCTACCCGCAGTTCTTGTGCGTGTGCAACGCCGGCCTTTCAACGGGACTTGAACAAGAAGGGTTGCTGAAGGAGGTCCTGCTGCACGCTGACGAAGTGCAGACAATTCAGATGCCGCCTGGAAAGTCCTACTGCTATCTGAGTTTCCTATCGATAGATGCGGCTAAATCCGTGTATAAGGCCATGAACGGAACGTGTCCCTTAGGACAAGATGGGGCGGTCTTATTGTTGGCATTTTGCTGTGGTCTTCCGTGCTGCTTGACCAATCCTTGGAGCGAACCGATGCCTGACGGATTGGTTGTGGTGCGCGATTTCGTCGACACACAGCTTGAACAGGTACTGTTGGGAGCGGTTGAGTTTGGAGAGGTTCAGGAATACAGCTCCGAGCAAACGGCGACAAATGCTTTAAAAAATCGTCAAGTGAAACATTACGGTTACGAGTTTCTTTATGGAACTAATAACGTGGATAAGACAAAGCCATTATTGGACCGCAAGATACCGAGTGCCTGCGATGAATTGTGGCAAAGACTACAGAAATTGCATCCAAACCTGTGCTGGCACGTTCCGGATCAATTGACGGTTAATCAATACGAGCCTGGACAAGGCATTCCGGCACATGTTGATACACACAGCGCCTTTGAAGATCCGATATTGTCACTTTCGCTCGGAAGTGACATCGTCATGGAGTTCAAACATGTCGCAACCGGTCGCCAAGCGTTCGTGGATTTACCGGCTCGTTCTTTACTGATCATATCTGGCGAGAGCCGCTACGTTTGGACTCACGGTATTACACCTCGTAAACTGGACACAATTTTGGTTCCCAATGGAAACGGGCTGACCATACGGAAGCGCCAACGGCGTATTTCGTTAACATTTCGCAAGCTTCGCCTTAGCGAGCAATGTGACTGCTCTTTTTCCAACTGCTGCGATTCAAAAAAACGAGTTTTTAAACATCATGCAGCTCTACTTGAGGCTCATGCAGCTCTGGTTGAGGCAGAAAATGTTCACCGAGTTTACAATCAAATAGCGAAACACTTTAGCGACACACGGCACTCGCCTTGGCCGAGGGTTGAATCCTTCCTGCAAACTCTAAATGCCGGTGACGTGCTACTTGATGTTGGttgcggaaatggaaaatatttagGATCGAATTCTTCGGCCTTCATGGTAAGTTGCTAAGTTCTGCGTCTTATGCATTTGCTTGCATTTTAGTTATCGACTTACGCGATTCCCTGTTTCATTGTTCGTCTAGCTGGGCTGTGATCGTAGCGACGGCTTGCTGCAGGTGTGCGGCGATCGTGGTTTTAACGTGCTGCAGTGTGATTGTCTTGCCTTACCCTTACGTGATGGTTCCGCGGATGCATGCATCAGCATTGCCGTGCTACACCATCTTGCCACAACGGCACGACGACGGAAGGCGATTTCGGAAATGATCCGCGTACTACGCACCGGCGGACGAGCACTGATTTATGTATGGGCCAAAAATCAGGAAGAAAACGCCAACAAGTCAAGCTATCTAAGACAAaataagcaaaacaacaaaaaagtaacGTCAGTCAGTGCTGCAAAGACGGTGTCTTCTATTGCTTCCATGGAATGCGTTGCAGGATTGCCGGAATGTACGTTACCCGTGCATACGAATCGGACTCCATTTCAACATCAAGATCTGCTAGTGCCATGGAAACTACGAACAGAAAGCAacgaagcaacagaaaaacaaacgtttcTTCGCTTCTACCATGTCTTTGAAAAATACGAATTGGAGCAAATCTGTCTTGATAGTGGTCAAAACAATGTACGAATTGTTGAAAGCTTTTACGATCAGGGGAATTGGTGTGTTGTAATGCAGAAAATAGAACCAATGTAAGTAAAATAATCCACACTACTTTtttgtaacacacacacacacacacacacacactactccTTTAGTCTTTATTAGCTCCTTCTTCGGCTTTTTCTGCCGTATAAAAACGGACCAATTCGTCGTAGGAATAATTTTCTAGCAAATCGATCAGCAGTGGAAGTTTTGCTTTAACATTAACTCCTTTGAATTTAAACTTATCGATGTACAGATCGGTTAGGATGCCATAAATCCGATTGAGAACTGTCGGTTGCTTCCGAAATTCTTCGTCAATGAATTGCTGATTACGAATCAACTTCTGGTACTCCTTTGAAAGCATCTTAAATTCGGACTCATCACGTATATCCAAATCGACCAGGGCTTGTGCCATCTGACAATCTTTGGTAAGTCTGTTGTAATGCATGATTTTCGGTTCAATTAATTTGATCAACGATGGAATGGTGGATTCATTTATAGCTGAAACGAgtgtaaatatttttgttAGTTACTTGGTCCGGTAATGTCGATTCCAAAAACGTACAAGTGGATATTTCTAACTTTATACGTTTTTTAGTCGCCTCTTTGGTAATGAAATCTTTCAGAATCGATATGGTGGATATGTTGTCGCTGCGGAAACTCGCTTCCCCTTTACCATATTCACATACCAGCAGTGTGCCGATGAAGACGTGCTGGAACGTGTGCCGCACCTTGCCACTATCATGCAGCTTTTCCGGTAGCTCGGGGATACTATTGATCATCCAGTTGTGCACTTCCGCCTGACTGAAAGTGCCCTTCAATGTGAGGGTATTCATCGGGCGAGCCAACATTGTATCCGTTGCGTTGTGGATGATGGCATGCAGTGACAGCGGCTTTATGTGGTAACGCTTCAATTGGCAACATTTGGGCTGAAGATTGGGTGTAATGTATACCTGCAGCGTTCCAGTTTGACCCTCAATCGTACGAAACATCAAATCTATGCGGTTCGTGTTCAGCTGGCAGCGATAGCTGGCTAACAGACTATTGCCACTCAGCTTATCACATTCGCTAAAACTGACCACAGCACTATTTTTCTCCACATCGAGCAAACTGAGTGGAGCATCACACTGTAATAACACGTGCTCAATGGGTGTAGGTATTTCTAGTGATAGTAGATAAGTAGCATCGCTTTTAGAAAGCATGAATGCATCGTTCACAGGTAGCATCGGAATTGCGGAAAGTCCTGTAGACAAGGCCTGGGTAGAAAGTTGGTATCGCTCGCGTTCCTTGGCGATCGTCTGCTCGAGCTCATAAATTTCCGTCTTGATACGCTGCAGCTTTGccgatggatcgatcggttgaccAACGATAACCGGTGTAGCACGATCGGCAAAGTGTCCACTATCGCTAAGACATTTACTAATGCATTGCGTTGTTAAACCAAAGACTCGGCCTGAATATGTGCACACTACAATCTCCGTATAGTTTGTAGCGCCGACGCAGCCCCCTTGAACGCTTGAGATGCTTTCGTTAAAGCTTTCGCTATAAATCTGTGTGCATTCCATGTCAAACTGATACTCGTCCGAATGCATCGTGAATACCCTTAAAGTACCATCGCGGTAACCGACAATAAGTTCTTCCTTTCCATCACCGGCTAGATCATATGTGATCAAACATGTGACTGCACTAGAGCATCCGTCACCGCGGTCTGACCCTCCCTTTAACAGTTGATCTGAAACCAGCACCTCGCGCTTTACCTCTGTAACCTGTAGGTTCAGGTGAAAAAGAAGCACACTTCCATCGCTAAATCCGCACAGCAGACGATTACCTATGCCTTTGGGAACGTACAGCACTGTTGGCACACTGTCCAGCTCCAGTGTTTGACGGACGCGGGAATGTTCTAGGACGCGTAAAACTCGCCCTGAGCAAGCCAGTACAGTTATTAACCGGCTGGTATTATTCGGACAGAGTGCTGCTACATCTACAATAACATCACCGCAAAGATACGATCCAATTTCCTTGCAATCTCTATAATGGTTGTACACGTGGTTACCACACACCAGCAGATCGCTGCCGTTCACACACATCGACCTGATGGTTTCTGTGAGGTTCGTCTCAAAAGCGAGGAATAGCTTGCCCTTCTTATTGAACCCTCGCACCTTGTTTTCGGAGGCGGTAAAGATCTTGTCGGCTACCGAGCCTGATTGTCCTCCAAGCTTTACCGAGGCGATGCGTTCACTTGGTAATGTCTTGAAATGCATTTGTAGTTCGTCCTTTTTCATCGAAAAAACCTGTAACACACCCTCCTGGTCACCGATTGCgactttttgctgttgcttgtaaCCGCTCGTGCCTCCGGTGCTACCGATCGGTGGTAGTAGCTGCAGGCAGTTTGGACCCGTTAACCCTACGTTGATGTAATCAACACGCGTTAATTCCAGTTCCATTTCAGCTAACAGGATTTCACCTCAATCAGTTTTGTTTTACCACCTGATAGTCTCCTCTGAATGAAtgcaaattttattttctgcaATGGACCCTTTGGTGCCATGGCAACTACAATATCAAACGTATGCGACTGCGcctgtttcatttcattactgCTGTTCACTAGCACAATTACAGATATTAAGAAATGCTGTATGCGAATGGATAATATACTGTTCTGATCTGTCCGTGGGCAGATGAGCAAATCTACCTTGTTGCATGTGTAACGAATCAGAATTCTGTTAGTCATCGTTGGAAGCCATTACAGAACAGAAGTTAAATTTCGGTTTGGCGTTAATTTGCCAATATGCTGTTACGGAGCAGGTGGTTGCGATTGTACATCGTAGTTTTGTTCGTGTTTTTGAAGGTTATAAATTTCATCGTGACTGCTGATGAAGCATCGTTGATCGAGGCTTCTACTCCCGAATATCTACAAACAGAGGATCACGAACTCGATCTTTTACTAGAAATTTATCgggaaaatttaatcaaagATTATGTGCACATTGGCCAGGCATTGGAATCGCCAGTCGCTCGCGATCTGCATGGCTTCGTTGAACAACGTGTCCGTAGCTTCTTGAAAGATCGTGAGCAGGATCAAGTACCGAACGGTCGCACTAAGCGTGATACTAGCTATTCGGATATTGAAGCTGACACTGCAGAAGGTAATCATAAGACGAAATTAAGGCTCGATAATGTGCGGTGGTAACATTCTTTAATATTAATTGTAATTAACATAGCAAAAGCCGGCATTAATGGCGGCGAAATGAACCGCTCGTAATACTAACTCAAGGCTGACGAACCTTGGAATCCGAAAAAAGTCTTTTTGATGTAACTACAGTTGTGTTTGTCTAAAAATTTCATAAAAAGGCTCATACTCATTGGGAGATCTTCTGCGTCTGAATCCTCTTCCATGTCACAGAACAATTCTTCTCTGAAACCGGTCTCAAAACGGCGTAGTTTAGCCATTGTTTGTTCGATAGAACCGTCCATGAAGGCCATTTCAGTTTCGCTCAGTTTGATTTGTATCTTTTGCCAGCGGAGCGCTTTGATGGTACGCCAAAAGTCTTGCGTATCGCTCTGAGGTCCTTCGATGCATATGATAGCCGGTTTACCGGGTCGTGAAAATCCAGTAAGTCCGAGGTCGCGAGCCGTTTTGATgatcgtttgccgtttgcttttgctcttgAGATGGTGTGAGTAAATCCAAAGTCGTTCGAATACGATCGATTTTGGAGTGATGTTGGCGttcgttgatggtgatgaaggagAATCTTTCCGCTCGCGGGATGATTCTAGCAAATCAGTGAAATTATCTTGAATCCAACAAACGATCTGATAAACGTACGGATCCTGTCGTTCGATGATTTCGGCTTCGATGTACTGCTGAATACGCTTTTGAAGCTCACGTTCCTGGTCCCTTGCAATTATGGCCGATCTTATCACAATACGTGGCATTTCCAAAACCGGATAATGGTGAGGTAGTTCAACTAGAATTTGTACCTTCTCATTCTCCAGCAAAGGCAGAGTGAATTGATACTCCATTTTTTTGTCCAAGCGTACCTTTGTATCTGCAATGAAGCTGGTCAGGTTTTCGATGCTTCCATAATCATCCAGCTGCAGCTCGCCAGGACTGCAGAATATTTCCGAAAGCATCTGAAACTCGTCCAACTGTAGCTGTAGATTTTGTTTCAGAAACTCAAGCTGAAGTATCTCTTCTTCCATCATTAGCTGCGAATAATCTGCTCGAAAACAGAGAACGTGGAATACACATTAATTACTTTCGCGTTTGCAGCACGTCATCTCTATCTGAAAGGATTCCGTGAACGGGGCTACGTTCCAGTTAATTTTCCCGTAGATATTTGCTTGCTTCGCGTAGGTAAATCCATATTTGCAGCGGCTTTGCATCAGAGCGAATCAAGCAATCGGACCCAAAATGCCACAGCCGTTTCATTCTATCGAAGGGTAAGACAACAGTTTGGCACGTTTCTGCGCTAGATCCTCTCGGTAAACCACAGTAACTAGTCAAATTACGCTCTCTTCATCAGACTGGTGGAAAATTCGAAAAATATCTAGAGCATCAAACGGTTACGGCCCGGTATTTCGATTGCATTTCAATTGCAAACCTTGGGTTTGTGGCCGTAGTCAACTATCACGATCACGAGCTAGACGTATTTAAGGATGGTTCACCCGTATTTCAAATACATGAGAATGGTCGAACGGAAATTGTTCAAACGTTTGGACAACCAAAACAGAACACGGTACATTTATGGGTTCACGGAAAACATATCTTTTTAACGCACACGTACCTCAATCTCGATGAAAGCTTACACACGGCATGTCCAATATACCGATGGACCGGATACTACTTCGACGTGATCGATCACATACCTTGTCAAAATGCAGTACACATAGAAGCGTTCTCGGTCGACCAACAAATGTACGTGGCGGTGGCCAATCAGATGTCTGCCGATAAGAAGGATACCTTCTCTGTAATTTACTTACTTAGTCCGGAAACACTAAAACtgaatcagcatcagcagattTACAGCTACTCCGTATCGCACATTGCGTACTACTTTCTGGAGCATCGAGATCGCCGAGAACATTTTCTCATTACCGGCAACTCAGTCAATGTAGGTGACGGTGACGAAAACGACCGACATAGCTCGCTCGAACAAACGGAGCTCAACTCTATCGTCTACAAGCTAGTCGATGGTTACTTTGTGCCGTTTCAAAATCTGGAGCTCACTGGAGTAGATATGTTTCTCCCCGTTGTAGTAAGTAAAAACATTGCAATATCAATATTACTTCAGTTCCTTTAACTGATTTGCCTTTACTTTGAAATAGCATGAAAACGGAGCTTTTCTTCTACTGGTACTCTGCAGTGGCCAACCTCTGCAGATTTACGAGTATGATGGTTGGAGGCTGGTACCATCGCGAATAGATTACACCGGAGAAGCGTTTGCTGCCGGCGTATCCCATATGCGGGTGTATCGACATATCGTGAATGCAAGTGTTATTGCTATAGCCAATAGCAATTTGTTCGGCATGTCCGTTAACCTATTCACTCCGCAGTATGGGGTGGAGAATGACTTGCGGCAGGTTTATTCTCACTTTATCGAATGGTGCGAACGAATGCAGGAACAGATGGCTAACGTTGATCTGGAAGAGCTGTACAATAAGTTAGTCGCTCTTCCGGATGAAGCACCTGACGGTGTGCGTATGATCAACAAAAATATTGAGCTACAATATTCTACGACAGATATTTTAAAAACGGCAGTTATTGAAACACCACATTTGCTCATCGATGAACCATTGCTTTCTTATGCTATCGAAGTGAATGAGTACGTGAAACAGGTAATGGATAAGATGGAGCGGGCCGAACAAACTATCAATACCAGCATAATGCGTAATGAGACCGTTCGTTGGAATGGAGATATTGCTGTAGGTGAACTGATAGCATCTGCTGGCCAGATGAAACAGCTTGACGTAAAGGTGTTAAACAATGCCGCATACAGAACTCGTAGCGCAGATGAAGACCGTTCAACAAATGATAAACCAGGCGACGAAACGATAGAAGTGGATCGTTTGATCGTCGATCGCATTGTCAGAGTGGGATTCTGGAATGGGCATGCGGCGGATTTCTTACTATTGACCGATGACGATCCTTCGAAATGGAAAGATTTCAAGGTAGCAGCCAACGAGGTGATCGTGGAAAAAGACATATACGTAAACAAGTTGATCGATGgtattttttttcatccctcaAATGTGCTGCTACCGGGCGTGAATCAAGTGATAAATGCTCGCCACGTGGGGGTAACAAACCTCAACGTAAATAGATTGAAAAGCAAGAAACTCAACTCTACCGAAGCCGTATCCGTGCAACGCATGTTGGATAAATCAAGAATGTTGTTGGCCAAATCTCGAGGTGCGTTACCGCAAGCCTATCGGAACGATTTTGATACGGTTGAAGTAGAAGAGCTGATGGTCAATGGATTACTAAACAATGCAAATATACAGTACCTAATGGATAATTTGTTACTTGTGgctgccgagcagcagcagatgagtGGTAAATTGATAATCGAAGAGCTTACGGCAGACAACATCTTATTGACCGATGCCAAATTGTCCAGCATCATGTGGGAACATGTTGCGCAGACTACGGGAAACCAACGTATCTTGCAGGATCTTCAGTTCGTACAACCCATCACTGTGGACCGTTTACAGGTGCATGATCGTTTAAACCACATTCCAGTAATCGATAATAAACTACAGGTGCTTCTGCTCAgatcaaacgaaacacaaacgatTACGGGAACCAAGACATTCGATTACATGAAGGTAATGAATCCTATTGATCTTCAGGGCAAAATAGACGGAGAAGGGCTGAGCAAGATGAATCCGATCATCACGATTGAACAAGAGCTCGTGCTGAATGGTGATTACACAATAAATGGTAACGTTTCGTTCAATGGGCCTGTTGTGGCGCATAATATTTTTGGCAAAAACGGCCATCTCAATCTACAAAGACTGCTTAAGCATGGTATTCGTTTAAACGAGTCACCAACATCTGAGCAAAAGGTCAAGTTTCTACAACCGATATTTGTCGAAAGGCTCTACGTTCCCAGCATCAACCAGCTGCCAATCGACGATCTTGTGCGACAGAATTCAGACGAGATACAGTACCTGACAGGTCGCAAAACTTTCATCGGAGATTTATTGGTAGAAGGAATAGCCGATTCGAACGAAATCAATAAGGTAGATTTGAATCAGCTAAATCGTACGATCTTCCGCCGTGATGAGGGTGAGCAAACTATTGAGGGAGACATACGATTTGCTGGCGTTGGTACGGCTAACGTTCATGCGAAATCCGTTCTTTTCGCTGGAAAACCTATCGATCATTTACTTCGTTTAGATAGACCACAGAACCTCACTAAACCAGTACGATTCCTGAATTGTACTGTTATCGTAGGCAATTCGATTGTTACTCACCACCTACTCCCAGATAATACGTCAACAATATATGGAcatgatttgaattttttgctGCGAGACACATTGTACGCCGATAGCGTTATACCTGTGCCACCAATTATTACGGGGGAAAAGATTTTCCGGAATATCACCATCGGTCGGCTGTTTTTAGCTAAAGAGTCCACGTTTAATATGATACCGATGCAAAATATACGGCACATTCTGGCAGCAGGGGATAATCGAACGATCATAAAAAATGGACCTTACAGCTTCAGAACAAATCACGAACTCAAGATTGACCATCTTTTGTTCGACGGTATGATTAACGGCATTCCTAAAGCAGCTTTCTGTCGTGCATGGCTCATGCATACTGGTAACCAAACATTCACGGTCGGCCAAACGGTCCAGAAGCTAGATATTGGACAAGTGCATGTATCGGGCAACCTCAATCAGGTTGACGTAGATCATTTACTGAAGAACACCTATCGAGCGGATCTGGAAGAATATATTCATCAGGCAATATTCCGTAAGTTCAATGCATAAATTTTCACTATTTTAGcttcatcaattcatttttctttctgccTTGTCAcagatgatggtgttgtttcTTACGAACCGGTCTCGATTGGTGGTCTAGTATCAGGACTTAACATCTCCAGTGATGTGTTGCTGAAACAAAGTACTGAGATTCAAGCGCTTGGCCAGGTACACGTTGCAGGAACGCTGAACGCGAAAGGACAGCTTCATATCCTGCAAACATTAAATGGAATTCATTTTCCGAAAATGATGGAATTTTTTGGATCCAAAACGGCACAGGGCGGTGCTAGTGATCCAGCCCCGATGAATATCGAGGTACACGGAAACGTGTACTTTGAGCAAACACCAACCGTTATCAATTTGAACGGTTACAACATACAAAAGACTTTCGGTGAGGTTTGGTTACCCCAGCGACCGACGGTGCTAACGGGTCGTTGCCATTTTGAGAGCGTGGAGTTTCAGGATTTAACGTACACGAATGTAAGGGAGCTAGATACTAGTAGCACTTCAACATTCCACCCCTCCCTGCATTACACGACTTGCAACTATTTCCAGAATCATCCGATCAACTATCTTGACCTGGCCGAAACGGAGGCACGTTGTTTGAGCGGACGGAGGCCACAAAACATTACCGCACCACTAGTTTTTGAACACGAGGTGCTGTTAAAAGCAGGTGGTTCATTTAGGGCGGTGGATCTAAAGGGCTTCCTGAAAAGCACCAACAAGTAACTTACTTGCTCAGTCTAAttaatgaatatttataaCCATAAGCGtggttttttcctttccaggtCCCACGGAATCGATATCAAGGAATACGACAATTATGTCTTTCGGATCGGCGAAGATCAGGCTATAACCGGGAACTGGTTGTTGCACAATGTGGAGATACTTGGTACGTATTTAAGTCAGTGATCACGGGTTATTAGCgtgaataattaaataattgttgGCTCGTTTTTAGGAACATTTGATGTAAAAACCCTCAATGGTTATAACATCGAAACGGAACTGCTACGGTCTGATGTAACCATGAACAATATTACTGCAACAAAGCGTTTTCGTGAGCTGCACGTGGAGAGCATAATTTGTCCTGGAGAGTGCATTATTCAGGGCGTTGATATGAAGGAATGGTTTGCGAATGCTTTGCGCTTGGAAGGAAATCAAACCATCGAAGGCACCTTGCACATCGACAATCCGATTATAACGGGCAACATAGATGTGCTTGGCACGGTAAATGAATTGCGGTTTGATACTAAGCATTTGATGTTGAAATCTATCCCGCAAAAGGTACCTGGTACCCTGCATCTAATAACAAAGTTTCCCAGTGAAAATAAGATTTACCCACTTATATTCGAGTCGCTACACACCGATGTGATAAATGGGAGGAATTTTACCAAGTTCCTCATGTATGCGGCGAGAAATGATCAAAACCCGTTAATCATAAATACTCCAATAACGCTGGTACAGCCAATTGAAGCGGAAGAAACGCTATTGGAAGGCGAGATGCTGTTCGGTGTCAATACTACCCATTTGATAAGGGATACTTCCTTTAAGGAAAGTGTTGGCGAGCTCACATCGAAGGTTCGTTCGCTGAAcagcgtaaacgaaaaaatctTGGAAAATGTCTTCGAAGACGGTCCGATATTCAGTCACTTTGATAAGAAAAAACCATTATTGGTGAAAGCGGCACGTATGTTAGCGCTTACCGTGTATCGTGATTCGCTGCCACAAGAGTTGCTGGTAGTACATAGCAATGAACCAGGAAAACTTTCCGCGATCGAATTTTATCGCTGGGCAGTTAACGAAGAAAAGTTCGTGCCTTCCAAACGCTATCAGGCAATTGTTGCAAAAGATAGAGAAATCTTGAAAGTGAAACGCGTTCGCCTAGGGCCAAAGCAGCATCTATTTGTGGAGTTTTTCGAGCAAGATCGCAAATCATTCACACAGCAAATTATGGACCTTCACCATGAAGGTGCAGCGATAAGCAAATTCGTGCCACTCTACGTAATGAAGAGCAATCGTTCCAGGGACGTAATATGGATGAAACTGGTCACCCTGGATTGTATAGTGATGTATACTAAAGGACGAGCGGGCTTCGAAGTGCGCTGCATGAGAGAGGAAAATCTTATGCATATTCTTGATGTGCGACAAATAGAGGAAACTGTCGTTCCAATGCAGATCGTAGCTTTGGAAAATCATCTCATAATACTGGACAGTAGTGATCAAGTTCAAATATGGCGGAGCACGGCCAAGTTTTATCTTAAGCACCATGAAACGCTTACCGTTTCACATCCGTCTCATGTGAGCATAGCAAGGTACGAAAATCAGCTCATGCTTGCCATCAACTCGGAGCACACTCCCAATAGCGCTCACTACGGATCAATAGAGATTTGGCAGAAAATGCTCCAGCCGAATGGAACCTTTGTTCAGCACCAGCTCATCTTGACCAAAGTGCCGAAGCAGTTGCAATTTTCTGTGCTCCCATCAAAAGAGCTTATGCTGTACACTCTGACCGAGAATTGGCTACATCCGTTGGTGGTGTACCGTTATGAAGGGATTACAGGGTTCCGCGAGTTGCTGACAAGTAATACGATACAGCAGAAGGCTCACCGTTTGGCGGTGTTGAAAATGCGGCTGGCACGAAAAGAATTTGTTGCAATTCTCGGCCCACAATCTACCGACTTGGTAgaggttgtttttgtttaagtttgttgttgataCTATGTTGGTCAATAAGAATGAAATGTGAATAAATGGTATACAATTTGTACAGCAAAGATTACCTTTCAGTCGTATCGAAAAGGGGGCAAACAGCAAAGAAATCATTCATTCCTTCCGCGAATTTTGCTTTTAACGCGCGTTTTCACAACATTCCCAGCGCGAGGAGAAGTTTCTGCTCTCTGGGCAAATGTCAAAAAGTATGCGTTTTTCGTCTGTTAAAAATGAAGGCTGCGTTCGCGAAGAGCGTGACAGCTTTGTCAAATTTCCACGTAGCGTTCTTTCGTTTCCGGCATCTTCGAGGTGCGAGAACACATTTCGTGGTTTAAAAGAAAATCTCTgtaagttttgttt
This sequence is a window from Anopheles darlingi chromosome 3, idAnoDarlMG_H_01, whole genome shotgun sequence. Protein-coding genes within it:
- the LOC125956714 gene encoding RWD domain-containing protein 2A isoform X3; translation: MMEEEILQLEFLKQNLQLQLDEFQMLSEIFCSPGELQLDDYGSIENLTSFIADTKVRLDKKMEYQFTLPLLENEKVQILVELPHHYPVLEMPRIVIRSAIIARDQERELQKRIQQYIEAEIIERQDPYVYQIVCWIQDNFTDLLESSRERKDSPSSPSTNANITPKSIVFERLWIYSHHLKSKSKRQTIIKTARDLGLTGFSRPGKPAIICIEGPQSDTQDFWRTIKALRWQKIQIKLSETEMAFMDGSIEQTMAKLRRFETGFREELFCDMEEDSDAEDLPMSMSLFMKFLDKHNCSYIKKTFFGFQGSSALS
- the LOC125956714 gene encoding RWD domain-containing protein 2A isoform X2; this encodes MISLLFAPFSIRLKDYSQLMMEEEILQLEFLKQNLQLQLDEFQMLSEIFCSPGELQLDDYGSIENLTSFIADTKVRLDKKMEYQFTLPLLENEKVQILVELPHHYPVLEMPRIVIRSAIIARDQERELQKRIQQYIEAEIIERQDPYVYQIVCWIQDNFTDLLESSRERKDSPSSPSTNANITPKSIVFERLWIYSHHLKSKSKRQTIIKTARDLGLTGFSRPGKPAIICIEGPQSDTQDFWRTIKALRWQKIQIKLSETEMAFMDGSIEQTMAKLRRFETGFREELFCDMEEDSDAEDLPMSMSLFMKFLDKHNCSYIKKTFFGFQGSSALS
- the LOC125956714 gene encoding RWD domain-containing protein 2A isoform X1; this translates as MISLLFAPFSIRLKAAFSTPPNDYSQLMMEEEILQLEFLKQNLQLQLDEFQMLSEIFCSPGELQLDDYGSIENLTSFIADTKVRLDKKMEYQFTLPLLENEKVQILVELPHHYPVLEMPRIVIRSAIIARDQERELQKRIQQYIEAEIIERQDPYVYQIVCWIQDNFTDLLESSRERKDSPSSPSTNANITPKSIVFERLWIYSHHLKSKSKRQTIIKTARDLGLTGFSRPGKPAIICIEGPQSDTQDFWRTIKALRWQKIQIKLSETEMAFMDGSIEQTMAKLRRFETGFREELFCDMEEDSDAEDLPMSMSLFMKFLDKHNCSYIKKTFFGFQGSSALS